In Methanolobus chelungpuianus, a genomic segment contains:
- a CDS encoding GNAT family N-acetyltransferase, producing MVLGVLEEEGFAYDPVKDSDLEDIPASYLEDGGAFFIALESGELAGTAAVRRTGSDACEIRRVYVRKDLRGRGIGSALFRSALSCAEGRYGKITLKTDTSLHIAIGMYLGYGFTIVREEGTTLHLEKTLS from the coding sequence TTGGTACTGGGGGTGCTGGAGGAGGAAGGATTTGCATACGATCCCGTGAAAGATTCTGATCTTGAGGACATCCCGGCGAGCTATCTTGAGGACGGCGGAGCGTTCTTCATAGCGCTGGAATCCGGCGAACTGGCAGGGACTGCTGCAGTAAGGAGGACAGGATCAGACGCCTGCGAGATCAGGAGGGTATACGTGCGTAAGGACCTAAGGGGCCGGGGGATTGGCAGCGCTCTTTTCCGCAGCGCCCTCTCCTGTGCGGAAGGCAGGTACGGGAAGATCACCCTGAAGACCGATACGTCGCTGCATATTGCAATAGGGATGTATCTTGGATATGGTTTCACAATAGTCCGGGAAGAGGGTACTACCCTCCACCTTGAAAAAACACTTTCTTAA
- a CDS encoding N-acetyltransferase, translated as MTIRKANVQDVQAIKDIIEPYAKKEIMLPRPLSELYESIRNFYVCEEDGEIIGCCALQVSWQDMAEVLSLAVKPEHTRHGIGSILLDACLNDARELKVNTVFTLTYAVPFFEKMGFSAVDKHTLPHKIWSGCIKCPKFPNCDEVAMIRKL; from the coding sequence TTGACAATAAGGAAAGCAAATGTTCAGGATGTTCAGGCGATAAAGGACATAATAGAACCTTACGCTAAAAAAGAGATCATGCTTCCCCGGCCTTTAAGTGAACTATACGAATCCATCAGGAATTTCTACGTGTGCGAAGAGGACGGAGAAATAATAGGATGCTGCGCCCTGCAGGTAAGCTGGCAGGATATGGCGGAAGTACTTTCGCTTGCGGTCAAGCCCGAACATACCAGACATGGTATTGGGTCCATACTTCTGGACGCGTGCCTGAACGATGCCCGGGAACTGAAGGTCAACACAGTCTTCACACTAACATACGCCGTACCTTTCTTTGAGAAAATGGGCTTCAGCGCGGTGGACAAACATACACTGCCCCACAAGATATGGAGCGGCTGCATAAAATGCCCTAAATTCCCCAACTGTGATGAAGTGGCCATGATAAGGAAGCTCTGA